From Sphingobium sp. RAC03, a single genomic window includes:
- a CDS encoding DUF6975 family protein yields MSEAAPRYQFGDIARILEALVAADGTAAHSYALRAGTGIARDTLLSLGDLADAAYYLCLLHGRHPGVIDHAATRSADNAARTWLIEAADAFAAERAYITQVTVAAGPVPSTAGQADCETAVSQQRHALDMLAQSDRRGCAMGAAMALVLDWRAVRQVLDIAALRAGIEPHACTLPDRAATLDVARAIGGDDGVDRAIQFGARQLLNQHRGLWDLLAARADVRARQD; encoded by the coding sequence ATGAGTGAAGCGGCACCCCGCTACCAATTTGGCGATATCGCGCGGATATTGGAGGCGCTGGTCGCTGCCGATGGCACCGCAGCGCATAGCTATGCGCTGCGCGCGGGGACTGGCATTGCCCGTGACACGCTGCTGTCGCTCGGCGACCTTGCGGATGCGGCTTATTATCTCTGCCTGCTTCATGGCCGCCATCCTGGTGTCATCGATCATGCGGCCACCCGCTCGGCCGATAATGCCGCGCGCACCTGGCTGATCGAGGCCGCCGACGCCTTCGCTGCCGAACGCGCCTATATCACCCAGGTCACCGTCGCCGCCGGTCCTGTCCCCAGCACTGCTGGCCAGGCCGATTGCGAAACCGCCGTCAGCCAGCAACGCCACGCGCTCGATATGCTCGCCCAGTCCGACCGGCGTGGCTGTGCCATGGGCGCGGCGATGGCGCTGGTGCTCGACTGGCGCGCCGTGCGCCAGGTGCTTGATATCGCTGCCCTGCGCGCGGGTATCGAACCCCATGCCTGCACCCTGCCCGACCGCGCCGCCACGCTCGATGTCGCCCGCGCGATCGGCGGCGACGATGGCGTGGACCGGGCGATCCAGTTCGGCGCACGTCAGTTGCTCAACCAGCATCGCGGCCTGTGGGACTTGCTCGCCGCCCGCGCCGATGTGCGCGCGCGGCAGGACTGA
- a CDS encoding AAA family ATPase — protein sequence MRFEGTQDYVATDDLKVAVNAAVLLRRPLLVKGEPGTGKTVLAQEIATALGAPLIEWNVKSTTKAHQGLYEYDAVARLRDGQLGDPRVHEISNYIRKGKLWEAFTSPTLPVLLIDEIDKADIEFPNDLLQELDRMAFHVYETGETIAAADRPVVIITSNNEKELPDAFLRRCFFHYIKFPDRQTMQAIVDVHFPGIQKILVSKAMDIFYEIRDVPGLKKKPSTSELLDWLKLLLNEDMPLDVLQNSDPTKAIPPLHGALLKNEQDIMLFERLAFMARRQGR from the coding sequence ATGCGTTTTGAAGGCACCCAGGACTATGTCGCCACCGACGATCTGAAGGTCGCGGTCAACGCTGCCGTGCTGCTGCGCCGCCCGCTGCTGGTGAAGGGGGAACCGGGCACCGGCAAGACCGTGCTGGCGCAGGAAATCGCGACCGCGCTTGGCGCACCGCTGATCGAATGGAACGTCAAATCGACGACCAAGGCGCATCAGGGTCTCTATGAATATGACGCCGTCGCCCGCCTGCGCGATGGCCAACTCGGCGACCCGCGCGTCCACGAAATCTCCAATTATATCCGCAAGGGCAAATTGTGGGAGGCGTTCACGTCCCCGACCCTCCCCGTGCTGCTAATCGACGAAATCGACAAGGCCGACATCGAATTCCCCAACGATCTGTTGCAGGAACTCGATCGCATGGCCTTCCATGTCTATGAAACCGGCGAGACGATCGCAGCCGCTGATCGCCCCGTGGTCATCATCACCTCGAATAATGAAAAGGAACTGCCCGACGCCTTCCTGCGCCGCTGCTTCTTCCATTATATCAAATTCCCCGACCGCCAGACGATGCAGGCGATCGTCGATGTCCATTTCCCCGGCATCCAGAAAATCCTGGTGAGCAAGGCGATGGATATTTTCTACGAGATTCGCGATGTGCCGGGCCTCAAGAAAAAGCCCTCGACCAGCGAATTGCTCGACTGGCTCAAGCTGCTGCTGAACGAGGATATGCCGCTCGACGTCCTCCAGAATAGCGACCCGACCAAGGCTATCCCCCCGCTCCACGGCGCGCTGCTCAAGAATGAGCAGGACATCATGCTGTTCGAACGCCTCGCCTTCATGGCGCGGCGTCAGGGCCGGTAA